In Drosophila innubila isolate TH190305 chromosome 2R unlocalized genomic scaffold, UK_Dinn_1.0 1_C_2R, whole genome shotgun sequence, the following are encoded in one genomic region:
- the LOC117783321 gene encoding ribosomal RNA-processing protein 8 — protein sequence MAFVVPPWEKGAEVIQFKPVPGANNGTAASKAKAKKLKKKKPKKLKKSEGEKSTQPKNTTYRLGQGPLAPPPDSNSSDDEADDEMRAMHKVRSGRIEKQRPPAKAAKDQKKQLTLKPALVQAAVEAMDTTHAPATQATLANKLQSELLGGRFRYINEQLYTMNSKKAEELFRSDADAFEAYHAGYRQQVEKWPSNPLTRIIKTIKRLPKTAVIGDFGCGEGKLAQSVPNKVYSMDLVSTGNGIIACNITNTPLQPQSLDVAVYCLSLMGTNLSDYLLEANRVLKLHGNVYIAEIQSRFEDVREFMRCMNACGFDLIKKDVAVNYFYFFHFRKMRHVGKDVKLKPFSLKPCLYRKR from the coding sequence atgGCGTTTGTGGTGCCTCCTTGGGAAAAAGGAGCCGAAGTAATCCAATTCAAGCCGGTGCCTGGCGCAAATAATGGAACTGCTGCCAGCAAGGCGAAAGccaaaaaactcaaaaagaaGAAGCCAAAGAAGTTAAAGAAGTCTGAAGGGGAGAAATCGACGCAGCCAAAAAACACAACTTACAGACTGGGCCAAGGACCGCTGGCTCCTCCGCCGGATTCCAATTCGTCAGATGACGAGGCGGACGACGAGATGCGGGCCATGCACAAGGTGAGAAGTGGGAGGATTGAAAAGCAGCGACCGCCCGCAAAAGCAGCGAAGGATCAAAAGAAGCAGTTGACACTGAAACCAGCTCTGGTTCAAGCCGCCGTCGAGGCGATGGATACGACACACGCTCCGGCAACACAAGCCACGCTGGCCAACAAGCTGCAGTCGGAACTCCTAGGAGGTCGCTTTCGGTACATCAACGAACAGCTGTACACAATGAACAGCAAGAAGGCCGAGGAGCTTTTCCGCTCGGATGCGGACGCCTTCGAGGCCTACCACGCCGGCTACCGTCAGCAGGTGGAGAAGTGGCCCTCGAACCCGCTGACACGCATCATCAAGACAATCAAACGGTTGCCCAAGACAGCTGTCATCGGTGACTTTGGCTGTGGCGAGGGTAAGCTGGCGCAATCCGTGCCCAACAAGGTGTACTCCATGGATCTGGTGTCGACCGGCAACGGGATCATTGCCTGTAACATCACAAACACTCCTTTGCAGCCACAATCACTGGACGTGGCCGTCTACTGTCTGTCGCTGATGGGCACCAATCTCAGCGATTATCTGCTGGAGGCGAACCGAGTGCTCAAGTTGCATGGCAATGTTTACATCGCTGAGATTCAATCCCGATTCGAGGATGTGCGCGAGTTTATGCGTTGCATGAACGCCTGCGGATTCGATTTGATTAAGAAGGATGTGGCCGTGAATTACTTTTACTTCTTTCACTTCCGAAAGATGCGCCATGTGGGCAAAGATGTCAAGCTAAAGCCTTTCTCCCTGAAGCCGTGTCTTTACCGAAAGCGATAA